Part of the Streptomyces antimycoticus genome, CGACCGGATCCGCACCGGCCCTGGAAGCATCCGCGGAGTCGATCCCCCTCGCTGACGACTCGGCCGATGCCGTGATGGCCCTCCTGACCGTGCACCACTGGAGCGACCTGGAAGCCGGCATCGGTGAACTCCTGCGCATCGCCCGGCAGCGGATCGTCATCCTCACCTTCGACCCCGACATCAACCACAGGTTCTGGCTGCTGGAGGAGTACCTGCCCGAAGCAGCCGCGTTCGACGACTCACGAGCCGTCGCGGTCGACCGCCTGGTCACGCTGCTGGGAGGTGCCCGCATCGAAACCGTCCCCATCCCGCACGACTGCACCGACGGATTCCTCGCCGCCTTCTGGCGTCGGCCCGAGGCGTACCTCGACCCGGAAGTGCGGGCCGGTATCTC contains:
- a CDS encoding class I SAM-dependent methyltransferase, whose amino-acid sequence is MATYNSIGATYAHTRRPDRRIAGRIHQALGGAATVINVGAGTGSYEPLQTVLAVEPSSVMIAQRPTGSAPALEASAESIPLADDSADAVMALLTVHHWSDLEAGIGELLRIARQRIVILTFDPDINHRFWLLEEYLPEAAAFDDSRAVAVDRLVTLLGGARIETVPIPHDCTDGFLAAFWRRPEAYLDPEVRAGISLFAQTGDEALQPGLARLSDDLSSGRWHQRHADLLDREALDVGYRLLVAHL